Proteins from a single region of Catenulispora acidiphila DSM 44928:
- the yidC gene encoding membrane protein insertase YidC yields MIDTILSPIIWATSFVMMLWHRAFGAIFGSDSSASWVLAIIFLTITIRAAMIPLFRKQIKSMQNMQRLQPQIQALQKKYKLDKQKLQQEMMKLYKDNGTSPFASCMPILLQTPFFMGLYRVLSHVSAGNAVGALSQSDSVSAMHASFFGAPLSLSFLHHTPAQMSRIGVTSVTNLQIIAIIMAIIYATSQFLTQRMMMAKNTNLDNSVPNPMMQSQKIMLYVMPFGMLFFSLNVQIGVVLYLMTTNVWTIGQQFYTLRNSPMPGSQAEKEMFARNKAKEDRKRQDLIAKDPEAAKALAAANGSSTQDKVPVTRQRQQPVRTTRSKRKK; encoded by the coding sequence GTGATCGACACAATCCTCTCCCCGATCATCTGGGCCACCAGCTTCGTGATGATGCTGTGGCACCGGGCGTTCGGGGCGATTTTCGGCAGCGATTCCTCGGCGTCCTGGGTGCTGGCGATCATTTTCTTGACGATCACCATCCGCGCCGCGATGATCCCGCTGTTCCGCAAGCAGATCAAGTCGATGCAGAACATGCAGCGGCTCCAGCCCCAGATCCAGGCGCTGCAGAAGAAGTACAAGCTCGACAAGCAGAAGCTTCAGCAGGAAATGATGAAGCTGTACAAGGACAACGGGACCTCCCCGTTCGCCTCGTGCATGCCGATCCTGCTGCAGACGCCGTTCTTCATGGGTCTGTACCGCGTGCTCAGCCACGTCTCCGCGGGCAACGCGGTCGGCGCGCTGTCCCAGTCGGACTCGGTCAGCGCGATGCACGCCTCGTTCTTCGGCGCCCCGCTGTCGCTGAGCTTCCTGCACCACACGCCGGCCCAGATGTCGCGCATCGGCGTCACCTCGGTGACGAACCTGCAGATCATCGCGATCATCATGGCGATCATCTACGCCACGTCGCAGTTCCTGACGCAGCGCATGATGATGGCGAAGAACACCAACCTGGACAACTCCGTCCCGAACCCGATGATGCAGAGCCAGAAGATCATGCTCTACGTCATGCCGTTCGGCATGCTGTTCTTCAGCCTGAACGTGCAGATCGGCGTCGTGCTGTACCTGATGACCACGAACGTGTGGACGATCGGCCAGCAGTTCTACACTTTGCGCAATTCCCCGATGCCCGGCAGCCAGGCGGAGAAGGAGATGTTCGCCCGGAACAAGGCCAAGGAGGACCGCAAGCGCCAGGACCTGATCGCCAAGGACCCGGAGGCCGCCAAGGCACTCGCCGCCGCCAACGGCTCCTCCACCCAGGACAAGGTGCCGGTCACCAGGCAGCGCCAGCAGCCGGTCCGCACCACTCGTAGCAAGCGCAAGAAGTAG
- a CDS encoding Jag family protein, translated as MSDTTAVTEAEASDLVDAEPGTGQERVDKSAERAPESPAERIARLEREGDIAADYLEGLLDIADLDGDIDMDVEGDRASVSIVGGKLSHLVGGEGEVLDALQELTRLAVLRETGERSRLMLDIDGHRATRRSELTRIGTEAARKVAETGEPVKLSAMSPFERKVVHDAVAAAGLRSESEGEEPHRCVVVLPV; from the coding sequence ATGAGCGACACCACCGCGGTGACCGAGGCCGAGGCCTCCGACCTGGTCGACGCCGAGCCGGGCACCGGACAGGAGCGGGTCGACAAGTCCGCCGAGCGCGCCCCCGAATCGCCGGCCGAGCGCATCGCCCGCCTGGAGCGCGAGGGCGACATCGCCGCCGACTACCTGGAGGGCCTGCTCGACATCGCCGACCTGGACGGCGACATCGACATGGACGTCGAGGGCGACCGGGCCTCGGTCTCCATCGTCGGCGGCAAGCTCTCGCACCTGGTCGGCGGCGAGGGCGAGGTCCTGGACGCGCTGCAGGAGCTCACGCGGCTGGCGGTGCTCCGCGAGACCGGCGAGCGCTCCCGGCTGATGCTGGACATCGACGGCCACCGCGCCACCCGCCGCTCCGAGCTCACCCGGATCGGCACCGAGGCGGCGCGCAAGGTCGCCGAGACCGGCGAGCCGGTGAAGCTCTCCGCGATGTCGCCCTTCGAGCGCAAGGTGGTGCACGACGCGGTGGCGGCGGCCGGGCTGCGCAGCGAGTCCGAGGGCGAGGAACCCCACCGCTGTGTGGTTGTGCTTCCCGTCTGA
- the yidD gene encoding membrane protein insertion efficiency factor YidD — protein MKYVLMGLIRLYQIVLSPVVNWRGPVCKFEPSCSHYGYDAVRIHGAIKGGGMTVWRVLRCNPWSSGGYDPVKPRKTRGSGGEKDGQARNLSPEQTSSPGDDTQTSDRTEMVGLPTEPARPAVRPDLMSSRGARS, from the coding sequence ATGAAGTACGTGTTGATGGGGCTGATCCGGCTCTACCAGATAGTCTTGAGCCCGGTCGTCAACTGGCGCGGCCCGGTGTGCAAGTTCGAGCCGTCCTGCTCCCACTACGGCTATGACGCTGTGCGGATCCATGGGGCGATCAAGGGCGGCGGCATGACCGTGTGGCGGGTGCTGCGCTGCAATCCGTGGAGTTCGGGCGGGTACGATCCCGTCAAGCCCCGCAAGACCCGCGGGTCGGGTGGCGAAAAAGACGGCCAGGCGCGGAACCTCTCGCCGGAGCAGACGAGTTCCCCTGGTGATGACACACAGACTTCCGACCGGACTGAAATGGTCGGTTTGCCCACTGAGCCGGCCCGCCCCGCGGTCCGGCCCGACCTGATGTCCAGCCGAGGAGCGCGATCGTGA
- the rsmG gene encoding 16S rRNA (guanine(527)-N(7))-methyltransferase RsmG yields the protein MRPSSPDPASPGGEPTDLVLGPAPEAVGPVFGDRAADATRYAEILAGPGVTRGLLGPREVPRLWERHILNCAVVGGLLPADIQICDVGSGAGLPGIVLALARPDLSVTLLEPLLRRTLFLDEVIDLLGLENVRVLRGRAEEFAGKERFDVVTSRAVAPLDRLAGWSLPLLRSGGEMVALKGGSAEGELAESAELLAKLGATRWSVETVGAGIVDPPTTVIRVGIEHELHVRGPKKQRPRNRRPGR from the coding sequence ATGCGACCTTCTTCGCCCGACCCCGCCTCCCCCGGCGGCGAGCCGACCGATCTGGTCTTGGGCCCCGCCCCGGAGGCGGTCGGCCCGGTCTTCGGCGACCGGGCGGCCGACGCCACCCGGTACGCGGAGATCCTGGCCGGTCCCGGTGTGACCCGAGGGCTGCTCGGTCCTCGGGAAGTACCGCGGCTGTGGGAGCGGCACATCCTCAACTGCGCGGTGGTCGGCGGTCTGCTGCCCGCCGACATCCAGATCTGTGACGTCGGCTCGGGCGCCGGGCTCCCCGGCATCGTCCTCGCGCTGGCTCGTCCGGATCTGTCGGTGACTTTGTTGGAGCCACTGCTGCGCCGCACTCTGTTCCTCGACGAAGTGATCGATCTGCTGGGTCTGGAGAACGTGCGCGTGCTGCGCGGCCGGGCCGAGGAGTTCGCCGGCAAGGAACGGTTCGACGTGGTCACCTCGCGCGCGGTGGCACCGCTGGACCGGCTCGCCGGCTGGTCGCTCCCGCTGCTGAGGTCCGGGGGCGAGATGGTGGCGCTCAAGGGCGGCTCGGCTGAGGGCGAACTGGCTGAGAGCGCGGAGCTGCTCGCCAAGCTGGGAGCCACCCGCTGGAGCGTGGAGACGGTCGGCGCGGGGATCGTGGACCCGCCGACGACGGTGATCCGGGTCGGGATCGAGCACGAGCTTCATGTGCGCGGGCCGAAGAAGCAGCGGCCGCGGAACCGGCGCCCCGGGCGCTGA